One genomic segment of Penaeus monodon isolate SGIC_2016 chromosome 31, NSTDA_Pmon_1, whole genome shotgun sequence includes these proteins:
- the LOC119592866 gene encoding uncharacterized protein LOC119592866 (The sequence of the model RefSeq protein was modified relative to this genomic sequence to represent the inferred CDS: added 18 bases not found in genome assembly): MRGFARYRLQRAGLLSIAFVLGMVYQSFFPKVAETGVLVKRIASQKQILGWEAITGKIKVTEQEEGNVTTVPPRTKIPEKFLIDEIDFCTKQHPNLDVIAYVHSSISKDVLRNVTRTTWANATALGLALKLAVVFVVGRPETEEEAMIVREESQRYHDIIQTEIRW; this comes from the exons ATGAGAG GCTTTGCTCGATACAGATTGCAGCGAGCAGGGTTGTTGTCCATCGCCTTCGTGTTGGGGATGGTCTACCAAAGTTTCTTTCCCAAG GTGGCAGAAACCGGTGTTCTGGTAAAGAGAATCGCCAGTCAAAAACAAATTCTAGGGTGGGAGGCGATAACTGGAAAAATAAAAGTTACTGAGCAAGAAGAGGGGAACGTCACTACAGTTCCACCTCGGACCAAAATTCCGGAGAAGTTTCTAATAGACGAGATAGATTTCTGTACTAAGCAGCATCCAAATCTGGACGTAATAGCATACGTACACTCCTCCATCAGCAAGGATGTCTTAAGAAATGTCACCCGCACCACATGGGCCAATGCCACGGCACTAGGTTTGGCCCTCAAGCTTGCAGTCGTGTTTGTAGTGGGACGACCCGAGACCGAAGAAGAGGCCATGATTGTGCGAGAGGAGAGTCAGCGGTACCACGACATCATCCAG
- the LOC119592964 gene encoding uncharacterized protein LOC119592964 → MTSLSELMKFGKELGLTGENLQEFVREEQSKERERLRLRVQSDESETYEVKADVFKPALPKLPVFNEANDSIDAYILRFERLATSAGWDQDVWAVSLASLLQGKALETYQHLSPVEARDFERVKEALLRCFQCTAEGYRLRFRNSKFHKNETASQFANRLKNNLTRWVELAGCEQTYVDVFDLMLTEQFLNACDKSMVLFLKEHDFKTFNEMIKFAELYMEAHVNYGRKDREGHERNATGHGSESANSSSTSGVNRGEERMKGGARACFVCGRGNHLAKDCYNRFGGSKYKDCKIIKSNVEKAAMANHGDKLMIARGKVEGVRVDVFRDPGCTTLLVKDSLVPRSKFTGRMVDIRMANNMVFKYPEAFIYVDTPFFTGNSLAACLPDPIYELVIGAIEGSTDGGMNVQSKKVFSGKSEGESHSFVVKRGALYRRVQKAQQVTEQLVVPESFRDAVIGLAHDSLMGGHLGIKKTKARIQSNFFWPGMCVEIARYCRSCDVCQRTVDKGRVSRVKMGRVPLIQEPFQRVAVDIVGPIEPRANDGSRYILTIVDYATRYPEAIALKNIDTCTVAEAVLSVFSRVGIPKEVMSDRGSQFTSDMMKEFNRLLSIRSLTTTPYHAMSNGLVERFNGVLKKMLKRMCQEQPKMWPRFIDPLLFSYREVPQASTKFSPFELVYGHSVRGPLALLRELWEGDREAIEDDTRTTYEYVINLRERLQETCKLAQEELEKAGDSYQYYYDKHAREREVNVGDKVLLLLPTSHNKLLLQWQGPFEVVKKANRYNYVLDVNGTERKYHINMIKRYHERFVREGDSKRSKDMERSNATCDVDVMRGVIGGKSNVDESSEQENEDDSVLACVAVVSEDHDEGGELITVPSYVQEEDASNVRVNEELSAEQKRDVANALSKFSSEYRR, encoded by the exons ATGACTTCGCTAAGTGAATTGATGAAGTTCGGAAAAGAACTAGGGTTAACGGGAGAAAACTTGCAAGAATTCGTAAGAGAAGAGCAAAGCAAAGAGCGTGAAAG ACTAAGATTACGAGTGCAAAGTGACGAGAGTGAGACGTATGAAGTAAAAGCTGATGTTTTTAAACCAGCACTTCCGAAACTGCCTGTGTTCAATGAGGCTAATGACAGTATAGACGCGTATATACTCCGGTTCGAAAGACTAGCAACAAGCGCCGGATGGGACCAAGACGTTTGGGCGGTCAGCTTAGCCTCCTTGTTGCAAGGGAAAGCGCTCGAGACGTACCAGCATCTTTCGCCAGTGGAAGCGCGCGACTTCGAGCGAGTGAAAGAAGCGCTGCTCAGGTGTTTCCAATGCACGGCCGAGGGCTATAGGCTAAGATTCCGTAATTCGAAATTCCATAAAAATGAAACCGCTTCGCAATTTGCCAACAGACTAAAGAACAATTTAACAAGATGGGTCGAACTTGCAGGTTGTGAACAAACCTATGTTGATGTATTTGATCTTATGCTCACTGAACAATTCTTGAATGCGTGCGATAAAAGCATGGTGCTATTCTTAAAGGAGcatgattttaaaacatttaatgagatgataaaatttGCAGAATTGTATATGGAAGCGCATGTAAATTATggtaggaaagatagagagggtcATGAGAGGAACGCGACAGGTCATGGGAGTGAGAGTGCAAATAGCAGCTCTACGTCAGGAGTGAATAGGGGcgaggaaaggatgaaaggcggaGCGCGTGCTTGTTTCGTGTGTGGACGAGGTAATCACCTTGCCAAGGATTGCTATAACAGGTTCGGAGGATCAAAGTACAAAGATTGTAAGATAATCAAATCGaatgttgaaaaagcggcaatggCTAATCATGGTGATAAGTTGATGATTGCAAGAGGTAAAGTGGAAGGTGTGAGAGTTGACGTGTTTCGTGATCCTGGATGTACGACATTGCTAGTGAAAGATAGTTTGGTGCCTAGAAGCAAGTTCACGGGTAGAATGGTTGACATAAGGATGGCCAATAATATGGTGTTTAAGTATCCAGAGGCTTTTATCTATGTCGATACTCCGTTCTTTACTGGTAATTCATTAGCTGCTTGTCTGCCAGATCCTATATATGAGTTGGTGATCGGGGCGATTGAGGGATCGACTGATGGAGGAATGAATGTGCAG TCTAAGAAAGTATTCAGTGGTAAGTCCGAGGGTGAGTCGCACAGTTTCGTGGTGAAGCGCGGCGCGTTATACCGGCGCGTTCAAAAGGCGCAGCAGGTGACTGAGCAGTTGGTGGTGCCGGAGTCGTTTCGGGACGCGGTGATCGGGCTGGCCCACGACTCTCTCATGGGAGGGCATCTCGGGATAAAAAAGACCAAGGCGCGGATTCAAAGCAACTTTTTCTGGCCTGGAATGTGCGTAGAGATAGCACGGTATTGCAGGTCCTGTGACGTATGTCAACGCACGGTCGACAAGGGACGTGTCAGCAGAGTCAAGATGGGGAGAGTGCCGCTTATTCAGGAGCCTTTTCAACGAGTCGCCGTGGATATAGTAGGTCCGATAGAGCCTCGGGCGAATGATGGATCGCGGTATATTCTTACAATTGTTGATTACGCGACGCGTTACCCGGAAGCAATCGCTTTGAAAAATATTGACACGTGCACAGTTGCAGAAGCTGTACTTTCGGTTTTCAGTCGTGTTGGTATCCCGAAAGAAGTAATGTCGGACAGGGGTAGCCAGTTTACATCAGATATGATGAAGGAATTTAATCGTTTGCTGTCTATAAGGAGTCTAACAACCACACCGTACCATGCGATGAGTAATGGTCTGGTTGAAAGGTTCAATGGCGTTTTAAAAAAGATGTTGAAGCGTATGTGCCAAGAGCAACCGAAAATGTGGCCACGATTTATAGATCCGCTTCTATTTTCGTATCGCGAAGTTCCGCAAGCAAGCACGAAGTTTTCGCCGTTTGAACTTGTCTACGGCCATTCAGTGCGCGGGCCACTCGCCTTGTTACGCGAGCTGTGGGAGGGCGATCGAGAGGCAATCGAGGACGACACGCGGACCACATACGAGTACGTGATTAATCTGAGGGAAAGGTTGCAAGAGACGTGTAAATTAGCGCAGGAGGAATTGGAAAAAGCTGGAGATAGTTACCAGTACTATTATGACAAGCATGCGCGCGAGAGGGAGGTGAATGTCGGAGATAAAGTGTTACTCCTACTTCCCACTAGTCATAATAAACTCCTTTTGCAGTGGCAAGGACCATTCGAGGTCGTTAAGAAGGCCAACCGATATAACTACGTGTTGGATGTAAATGGTACAGAACGTAAGTACCATATCAACATGATCAAGCGTTATCATGAGCGGTTCGTCAGAGAAGGCGACAGTAAGCGTAGTAAAGATATGGAACGCAGCAATGCAACATGCGATGTTGATGTAATGCGTGGCGTAATCGGTGGTAAGAGTAACGTTGATGAGAGTAGTGAACAAGAGAATGAAGATGATTCAGTCCTTGCTTGTGTGGCAGTAGTTAGCGAAGATCACGACGAGGGTGGCGAATTAATTACCGTCCCAAGCTATGTACAGGAGGAAGACGCGAGTAACGTAAGAGTAAATGAGGAATTGAGCGCGGAACAGAAGCGCGATGTGGCGAACGCGTTGTCGAAGTTTAGTTCGGAATATCGACGCTGA